One region of Tachysurus vachellii isolate PV-2020 chromosome 11, HZAU_Pvac_v1, whole genome shotgun sequence genomic DNA includes:
- the emilin3a gene encoding EMILIN-2, with translation MLWLDVLSPLIFISVNIAVTNAFAALNPTSNRFSLYKSGDNSHYSSGKPTARYKNHCAYVVEKSVSYTVQDGAAPYVKAEYKKCGWGKKCPGLRYRMLYKPMFKVAYKTITELEWRCCHGFTGVGCDMGPSAYGMKAMPPFKGHVPSYKGPMPSHKGPLSSYKGSVSPFKGPMPAFKGRMPPFNDAVNSYQKRVPFHKGSMPLFQSPMSQSNYYRNHWNQPLTPSNIMDEYPGPNAAPSYSETPFESYGERETDHPDTVLEQHNPLSNNQDSVHDPIPDDHEPITNYQDPTPDLQQSNPRPDTKPFPETHSSSGDSELNQAAEESSVNVHRLNQMEEDVQRLSLGLETLRAKVTGLEDHLRASLREDANRMLSTLLSAAPAPIAVASQDMTVGFGDLPGGAPHTEGSDAIVNFPNLGDLAEKVAELSADVLAKSTDFAELKKTVLDHDAVLQRLSAGAVNITDSQQALEILVETKLSKAEAAILGQFHKRIETAEQRCEDRVMEVHLQCKKQLMEGQEQVEQVINGSVTALKMELANLELQGLEPEDVCCTAISGMTERLVLIEQSMDGLNQSQEHLQAELGSHKDHVEGMIEGRLAYVESLLSTPEKQNGSVAGRTASISEDCLEEKMKELEIRLFAAIEELGNATSPALVEDQTVPTLDTEFKSLKKRVDVDLEIIQKHLNAIELLCTSSCAPQPVLIEYGEPLKMLEEKDNKTHENINWQLSAQTERLDNLNATLNSLLMQLTKRQEEKELQGEVTLLKVTMHSVNHTLHGLKDSFGKVVNEVGQANFTWQEREERLAHQVKGVVHLVGRQASMLSAGERRLNRLKGELQDLRRRLASELQTCRSTALGVQKEVTDVGGRVARVEGQCGGLSQLSEDLELIRGELEKHSDGYFSQVNSTLVNHSLQLSELRDGLKNCTKAPGLTEDHFMTVSPLWEEQHTAEPPKPRGDQFLDSTQVKDGFREAP, from the exons ATGCTGTGGCTAGATGTCCTGAGCCCCCTCATTTTTATAAGTGTTAACATAGCTGTTACAAATGCTTTTGCGGCTTTGAATCCCACATCCAACCGTTTCAGCCTCTACAAGTCAGGAGACAATTCTCATTATAGCTCTGGCAAACCTACTGCTAGATACAA aaACCACTGTGCATATGTAGTGGAAAAGAGTGTTTCCTACACTGTTCAGGATGGTGCAGCTCCTTATGTGAAGGCAGAGTACAAAAAATGTGGCTGGGGGAAGAAGTGTCCTGGGCTTAG GTACCGGATGCTCTACAAACCAATGTTTAAAGTGGCATACAAGACAATAACTGAGTTAGAGTGGCGCTGTTGTCATGGATTCACTGGTGTTGGTTGTGACATGGGACCAAGTGCTTATGGAATGAAAGCAATGCCCCCTTTCAAGGGTCATGTGCCATCCTACAAAGGTCCTATGCCATCTCATAAAGGTCCCCTATCTTCTTACAAAGGCTCTGTGTCACCTTTCAAAGGCCCAATGCCTGCCTTCAAAGGACGAATGCCCCCTTTTAATGACGCAGTGAATTCTTATCAAAAGAGAGTGCCTTTCCACAAGGGATCAATGCCTCTTTTTCAGAGTCCAATGTCCCAATCCAACTATTACAGAAACCACTGGAATCAACCCTTGACACCCTCTAACATAATGGATGAATATCCTGGCCCTAATGCTGCACCGTCTTATTCAGAAACTCCATTTGAGTCTTATGGAGAACGTGAAACAGATCATCCTGATACAGTGCTGGAACAACACAACCCTCTGTCTAATAATCAAGATTCTGTACATGATCCCATTCCAGATGATCATGAACCAATAACAAACTACCAGGATCCTACACCAGATCTCCAACAGTCAAATCCACGACCAGACACAAAGCCATTTCCTGAAACACATTCCTCTTCGGGTGACAGTGAGCTAAATCAGG CTGCTGAAGAGAGCAGTGTCAATGTTCATCGTTTAAATCAGATGGAAGAGGATGTGCAACGGCTTTCACTTGGTCTTGAGACACTTCGTGCTAAAGTAACTGGCTTAGAAGACCACCTACGTGCCTCACTCCGGGAAGATGCAAACCGCATGCTCTCTACACTTCTATCTGCAGCTCCAGCCCCCATTGCCGTTGCATCTCAGGACATGACTGTTGGTTTTGGAGACCTGCCTGGAGGAGCACCGCATACAGAGGGCTCAGATGCCATAGTTAATTTCCCAAACCTGGGTGATTTGGCTGAAAAAGTTGCAGAGCTAAGTGCTGATGTACTGGCTAAGAGCACAGATTTTGCAGAATTAAAAAAGACAGTACTGGACCATGACGCGGTCCTGCAGAGGCTGTCTGCTGGGGCAGTAAACATCACAGATTCTCAACAAGCCTTGGAGATACTGGTGGAGACCAAACTTAGTAAGGCAGAAGCAGCTATCTTAGGACAGTTTCACAAGCGTATCGAGACTGCAGAGCAGCGTTGTGAAGATCGGGTGATGGAGGTGCATCTCCAGTGCAAGAAACAGCTAATGGAAGGTCAGGAACAGGTAGAGCAGGTCATAAATGGTAGTGTGACAGCCTTGAAAATGGAGCTTGCAAACCTTGAGCTACAAGGTCTAGAACCAGAAGATGTTTGTTGCACAGCAATATCTGGCATGACTGAAAGACTGGTTCTTATAGAGCAGTCAATGGATGGATTGAACCAGTCACAGGAGCACCTTCAAGCCGAGCTTGGCAGCCACAAGGACCATGTAGAGGGCATGATAGAAGGTAGACTAGCCTATGTAGAGTCACTTCTGAGTACACCAGAGAAGCAAAACGGAAGTGTTGCTGGAAGGACAGCTAGTATCTCAGAGGATTGCTTGGAGGAAAAGATGAAGGAGCTTGAAATTCGTTTGTTTGCTGCTATAGAGGAACTGGGTAATGCTACTTCTCCAGCTCTGGTTGAAGATCAGACAGTGCCCACATTAGACACAGAATTCAAGTCTCTCAAAAAGAGGGTAGATGTAGATCTGGAAATCATTCAGAAGCATCTTAACGCCATTGAACTTCTCTGTACTTCCTCTTGTGCTCCACAACCAGTCCTTATAGAATATGGTGAACCACTAAAAATGTTGGAAGAGAAAGATaataaaacacatgaaaacaTTAATTGGCAGCTCagtgcacagacagaaagactaGACAATCTAAATGCAACTCTAAATTCATTACTCATGCAGCTGACTAAGAGGCAAGAAGAGAAGGAGCTTCAAGGTGAGGTAACCCTGCTAAAGGTAACCATGCACTCTGTCAATCACACTCTTCATGGACTAAAAGACTCATTTGGGAAGGTGGTTAATGAAGTTGGACAAGCTAATTTTACCTGGCAAGAACGAGAGGAGAGGCTCGCACATCAGGTTAAGGGTGTGGTGCACTTGGTTGGACGGCAAGCCTCTATGCTGAGTGCTGGGGAGAGAAGGCTGAATCGTCTGAAGGGTGAGTTGCAGGATCTACGGCGCAGGCTGGCTTCAGAACTCCAGACCTGCCGATCAACAGCTCTGGGAGTCCagaaagaggtaactgatgtaGGAGGACGTGTGGCCCGTGTAGAAGGTCAGTGTGGTGGCTTGTCACAGCTGTCTGAAGACTTGGAGCTGATCCGAGGAGAACTGGAAAAGCATTCAGATGGATATTTCTCCCAGGTCAACAGCACCCTTGTGAATCATTCCCTTCAGCTATCTGAGCTAAGAGATGGACTGAAAAACTGCACTAAGGCCCCTGGGTTAACAGAGGACCACTTCATGACAGTATCTCCACTATGGGAAGAGCAACACACTGCTGAACCACCTAAACCAAGAGGAGACCAGTTTTTAGATTCCACACAGGTAAAAGATGGCTTCAGGGAAGCTCCATAA
- the sypa gene encoding synaptophysin a encodes MDIVNQLVANGQFRVLKVPLGFMKVLQWVFAIFAFSTCGTYSGSFRMRVECKNRSESNPRIDVKFEYPFRLHQVYYDAPTCKGQNDRYFLVGDYSSSAEFFVTIGVFAFLYSMAALSVYIFAFEKYRENNKGPLIDLAVTCVFTFMWLVSSAAWAKGLSDVKTATDPEKVIQYIPACKKDDVNSCGEVHDPVMSGLNTSVVFGFLNLILWAGNIWFVFKETGIIAPFMRQPPAQEKQPAPASYGQQDYVQQDPYPGPQGGYQPDYNQQGYNQGGDYVQGGYNQQGAPTSFANQM; translated from the exons ATGGACATTGTAAACCAG TTAGTTGCTAACGGACAATTCAGGGTACTGAAAGTGCCTCTGGGCTTCATGAAAGTCCTGCAGTGG GTGTTTGCTATCTTTGCATTTTCCACCTGTGGGACTTACTCAGGCTCTTTTCGCATGCGTGTGGAGTGCAAAAACAGATCAGAGAGTAACCCAAGAATAGATGTGAAATTTGAATACCCATTCAG gctCCATCAAGTCTACTATGATGCTCCAACCTGCAAAGGTCAAAATGATCGTTATTTCCTTGTGGGTGACTACTCCTCCTCTGCTGAGTTCTTCGTCACCATCGGGGTTTTTGCCTTCCTTTACTCCATGGCAGCTCTTAGCGTCTATATCTTTGCCTTTGAGAAGTACCGTGAAAACAACAAAGGACCACTGATT GATTTGGCCGTGACATGTGTATTCACCTTCATGTGGCTTGTGAGCTCGGCAGCATGGGCAAAGGGTTTGTCCGATGTGAAGACGGCCACAGACCCAGAGAAGGTTATTCAGTACATCCCAGCCTGTAAAAAGGACGATGTCAACAGCTGTGGTGAGGTTCATGACCCTGTCATGTCCGGCCTCAACACTTCTGTG GTCTTTGGCTTCTTGAATCTGATCTTGTGGGCAGGCAACATCTGGTTCGTGTTTAAAGAGACAGGTATCATTGCTCCTTTCATGCGCCAGCCACCTGCCCAGGAGAAGCAGCCAGCCCCTGCCTCATATGGTCAGCAGGACTATGTGCAGCAGGATCCGTACCCGGGCCCCCAGGGAGGGTATCAGCCTGATTACAACCAGCAGGGCTACAACCAGGGTGGAGATTACGTCCAGGGTGGCTACAACCAGCAGGGGGCACCCACCTCTTTCGCCAACCAGATGTAA